The following coding sequences are from one Musa acuminata AAA Group cultivar baxijiao chromosome BXJ1-6, Cavendish_Baxijiao_AAA, whole genome shotgun sequence window:
- the LOC103988940 gene encoding uncharacterized protein LOC103988940 — protein sequence MSPPNVAGQFGDTTYTKVFVGGLAWETQRDTMRKYFEQFGDILEAVVINDKNTGRSKGYGFVTFREPEAAMRACLDPSPVIDGRRANCNLASLGVQRSRPTTPLHGGSRNFRAMKSFQAAGGIQGGMGTAFPSPAATFPAHYAIQQGLPYYVYGFSPYSADYNYPTSYYNMYGGASAQYPLYGGATTGMVAAATGYYPYFQFGQGGGATSSAGAYAQGQGYGMQYPQMFQYSAATTTAAGMNGFGAQLYGVATSLAPSPTAQAGMTMALTAPSLPSPTAHHYRLIPSHFTATTAPEQPLA from the exons ATGTCTCCACCTAATGTGGCAGGCCAGTTTGGAGACACCACCTACACCAAGGTCTTTGTTGGAGGGCTTGCTTGGGAGACCCAGAGAGACACCATGAGGAAGTACTTTGAGCAGTTTGGAGACATCCTGGAGGCTGTGGTCATCAATGACAAGAACACAGGAAGGTCCAAAGGCTATGGTTTT GTGACATTTCGAGAGCCGGAGGCTGCGATGAGAGCTTGCTTGGATCCCTCGCCGGTGATCGATGGAAGGAGAGCTAATTGCAACCTTGCTTCCTTGGGGGTTCAAAGATCTAGACCGACAACTCCTCTTCATG GAGGGAGCAGGAACTTTAGGGCTATGAAATCTTTTCAGGCAGCTGGAGGGATTCAAGGTGGGATGGGAACAGCTTTTCCTTCGCCTGCTGCCACCTTCCCAGCTCATTATGCCATCCAACAAGGCCTTCCTTATTATGTCTACGG GTTCTCACCATACTCTGCCGATTACAATTACCCCACG AGCTACTACAACATGTATGGTGGAGCGTCTGCTCAATATCCACTCTATGGTGGGGCAACAACTGGTATGGTGGCCGCAGCCACTGGCTACTACCCATACTTCCAGTTTGGGCAGGGTGGTGGCGCCACCTCCAGCGCCGGCGCGTACGCCCAGGGCCAAGGATATGGCATGCAGTACCCTCAGATGTTCCAATACTCTGCTGCCACCACGACGGCGGCGGGGATGAACGGCTTTGGAGCCCAACTCTATGGAGTGGCCACCTCCCTCGCACCGAGCCCCACAGCACAAGCAG GCATGACCATGGCTCTCACAGCTCCAAGCCTGCCAAGTCCGACTGCTCACCACTACAGACTCATTCCTTCCCACTTCACTGCGACTACAGCGCCAGAGCAACCCTTGGCCTAA